In one Sphingomonas sanguinis genomic region, the following are encoded:
- the fliG gene encoding flagellar motor switch protein FliG — protein sequence MASVEEGRVYSGVERAAVLMMLVGEEEAAAILQKLEPDEVRELGKAMYSIADVSEQDVGFVLDDFVGCARARASIAFQPKPIVENVMNRALGPERASSVLSRIVPAEAQCEIEMLGWLDPIDIAKIVEKEHPQIGAVLIANCDPAVAGKVLELLPEAMQPDILHRVARLGPVTPQAIDTLNGVLKRWSEGGSGGQGLAMGGSREAAKILSSARKATEQRVMPKLFKIDRDVAKQIEEALFIFDNLLDMDDKNLGTLIRNVDGEILTRALKGADEAARDRFLGCMSARAAAGIRDEIESRGPMKLSEVLEAQKAMITVARNLAKEGTIMMGGGEDDYV from the coding sequence ATGGCGTCGGTCGAAGAGGGGCGCGTCTATTCGGGTGTCGAACGGGCCGCCGTCCTGATGATGCTGGTCGGCGAGGAAGAAGCCGCCGCCATCCTCCAGAAGCTGGAACCCGATGAGGTGCGCGAATTGGGCAAGGCGATGTATTCGATCGCCGATGTCAGCGAGCAGGATGTCGGCTTCGTGCTCGACGATTTCGTCGGCTGTGCCCGCGCCCGCGCCTCGATCGCCTTTCAGCCCAAGCCGATCGTCGAGAATGTGATGAACCGGGCGCTCGGGCCCGAGCGTGCGAGCAGCGTCCTGTCGCGCATCGTGCCCGCCGAGGCGCAGTGCGAGATCGAGATGCTCGGCTGGCTCGACCCGATCGACATCGCCAAGATCGTCGAGAAGGAACATCCGCAGATCGGCGCGGTCCTGATCGCCAATTGCGACCCCGCCGTGGCGGGCAAGGTGCTGGAGCTGCTACCCGAGGCGATGCAGCCCGACATCCTGCACCGCGTCGCCCGGCTGGGTCCGGTGACGCCGCAGGCGATCGACACGCTGAACGGCGTGCTCAAGCGCTGGAGCGAAGGCGGCAGCGGCGGCCAGGGCCTGGCGATGGGCGGTTCGCGCGAAGCGGCCAAGATCCTGTCGAGCGCCCGCAAGGCGACCGAGCAGCGGGTCATGCCCAAGCTGTTCAAGATCGACCGCGATGTCGCCAAGCAGATCGAGGAAGCCTTGTTCATCTTCGACAACCTGCTCGACATGGACGACAAGAATCTCGGCACGCTCATCCGCAACGTCGACGGCGAAATCCTCACCCGCGCGCTCAAGGGTGCGGACGAGGCGGCACGCGATCGCTTCCTGGGTTGTATGTCGGCGCGTGCGGCGGCCGGTATCCGCGACGAGATCGAATCGCGCGGCCCCATGAAGCTGTCCGAAGTGCTGGAGGCGCAGAAGGCGATGATTACCGTCGCCCGCAACCTGGCCAAGGAAGGCACGATCATGATGGGCGGAGGCGAGGACGATTATGTCTGA
- a CDS encoding FliH/SctL family protein: MSDFVAGFSARQNAAAAALQQAFAPPGGFAPSGMPGLNIDLGSGPISFRPQAPTGGLGATAADNIAPGHPRHFYPASRDHDPTQGWDPFAACEDPVEPAIDPITAAHASGHAEGYAEGLAAAQRQFQAQAEAEARDGRMVDSIAEALNARIDRQAMAEQLRQTVLMLVGKLVSEIGVDAERLTGRIEAAMDMLSDAKEAAMLRVHPDDVAMLTERLPQTVFPVGDPNVERGGFVLESASTIVEDGPSLWLDQLAAAIDKVPVPQC; this comes from the coding sequence ATGTCTGATTTCGTCGCCGGCTTTTCCGCCCGCCAGAATGCAGCGGCGGCCGCGCTGCAACAGGCGTTCGCGCCACCCGGCGGCTTCGCGCCGTCGGGGATGCCGGGCCTCAACATCGATCTGGGTTCCGGCCCGATCTCGTTCCGGCCGCAGGCGCCGACCGGCGGCCTGGGCGCGACGGCGGCCGACAATATCGCGCCCGGCCATCCGCGCCATTTCTATCCCGCCAGCCGCGATCACGACCCGACCCAGGGCTGGGACCCCTTTGCCGCATGCGAGGATCCCGTCGAACCGGCGATCGATCCGATCACCGCCGCCCATGCCTCGGGCCATGCGGAGGGCTATGCCGAAGGGCTAGCCGCCGCCCAGCGTCAGTTTCAGGCGCAGGCCGAGGCCGAGGCGCGCGACGGCCGGATGGTCGACTCCATCGCCGAGGCGCTGAACGCGCGCATCGACCGGCAAGCGATGGCCGAACAGCTGCGCCAGACCGTGCTGATGCTGGTCGGCAAGCTGGTGAGCGAAATCGGCGTCGATGCCGAGCGGCTGACCGGCCGGATCGAGGCGGCGATGGACATGCTGTCCGACGCCAAGGAAGCCGCGATGCTGCGCGTCCATCCCGATGACGTGGCGATGCTGACCGAACGCCTGCCGCAAACCGTCTTCCCCGTCGGCGATCCCAATGTGGAGCGCGGCGGCTTCGTCCTCGAAAGCGCCTCGACCATCGTCGAGGATGGCCCCTCGCTGTGGCTCGACCAGCTCGCCGCCGCGATCGACAAGGTTCCCGTTCCCCAATGCTGA